From a single Loxodonta africana isolate mLoxAfr1 chromosome 9, mLoxAfr1.hap2, whole genome shotgun sequence genomic region:
- the LOC111748920 gene encoding uncharacterized protein LOC111748920, which translates to MPGRWRWPRDMPPARKLLSLLLLILMGTELTQVRASNAIFLPASGAGPALGSQVRERLRARARPRAPCPEAGPGGPRGVMESAMAKPLAISQIDQPTQLPSSHGPSMANPHWAQLPWRLFEAVDQVGDCGDPAGVHGRMRLWPLELQIQEEKGQPALGAPAAPDPPSLLPSLLPAYLPLRIKEETKERRRGGKGARGRSKKRKLWGRLPLFCPEALAGSLAQPQEHSPSPGVWEGLC; encoded by the exons ATGCCAGGACGTTGGAGGTGGCCGCGAGACATGCCGCCGGCCCGGAAGCTCCTCAGCCTCCTGCTCCTCATCCTGATGGGCACCGAACTCACTCAAGTACGTGCATCCAACGCCATTTTCCTCCCTGCGAGTGGCGCCGGGCCGGCCCTCGGGAGCCAAGTCAGGGAGCGGCTCcgtgcgcgcgcgcgcccccGCGCCCCCTGCCCCGAGGCAGGACCTGGGGGACCGAGGG GGGTGATGGAGAGCGCGATGGCCAAGCCCCTTGCAATTTCACAGATAGACCAACCGACCCAACTCCCTTCATCCCACGGCCCTTCCATGGCCAACCCCCACTGGGCACAGCTGCCCTGGCGGCTCTTTGAAGCTGTTGACCAGGTGGGGGATTGTGGAGACCCGGCAGGGGTGCATGGGCGCATG AGACTGTGGCCTTTGGAGTTGCAGATCCAGGAGGAGAAAGGGCAGCCAGCACTTGGGGCCCCAGCTGCCCctgaccctccctccctccttccctccctcctccctgcttACCTCCCTCTCCGGATAAAAGAGGAAACAAAGGAGAGAAGAAGAGGGGGTAAGGGAGCAAGAGGGAGatcaaagaagagaaaactctggGGCAGGCTTCCCTTGTTTTGTCCTGAAGCCCTTGCTGGCTCCCTGGCTCAGCCCCAGGAGCACAGCCCAAGCCCCGGTGTCTGGGAGGGGCTTTGTTGA